actgttttgtgcttaaaaaccaaaatcctattttgtttggtttttgcCAACgacaactaatattttttttttgcaaacaaatattaatttttgaaaacatcTGCTATATAAAATCTGCAATTATTCTACAAAAATACTtgaataaaataacaaaattataatcttgacaaattaaaatattggaGTTTTTGGGTagattgattttataattatttaattaatattttatactataaaatctatataaagTTGATTAAATTTGTtacttatattatttaaaatctagctattagtttttattttaaatatttgaattacttaaattttaggtatttttgacatatttttaaaaagtataattattttaattttgtttaataaaagcCAAAATTGAAGTTTCTatagtttttgaaaaaacttgcgtttatttttgattcttttcttttttattaaaaattagtatatttatgcataaatataggaaaataaataaaataataactactATAAACAAACAAGGTTTAGTAAaacatttgtttaaaattatattaagaatatttttgactctgtcaatataattaaaaaaaatatttaaaatttaactctatgtaaattttatatactttgtTAATAGTCTGTATGCACTGTTTATTAAAACTTGTGATATTATATGTTGAAATAATTTTAAGTCTAAAAACttataagtaatttaaaaaataacaaacaaatttaaaataaacatttaataaagttttagaaaaacaaaagaaatgtaaaaaacaaaattcaaaaaagaaatctaaaattaaaaaccaaagtataaatatttatcaaataagatttattattactttatttattttagtgataataataatatttttactgtttttcaaagaatattttatattacgcTGAAAAACAAAAGTCTAATATTACcattcaatttttttgaaaatctaaaatttactGTAAATCAAATgccaaaaactaaaatccaaaaaccATGTAAACAATCATGACATAAAACTTTTTAGAGTGAGTTTTGAAAGAAGGTGTTAGTTGATAAACTCTGTTAGAACTCAAACTCTAACAAGTTTAATATCCAGACTCAAAATTCATACTCAAATTCCATCTAAAAAATATACAGATTCCAATATGttctaatttataaaaatatatctgaaGAGTACTAATCCGAATATATAAGATGTTACTAAACATGTAGGTTACTGACTAACCCCATCTACTTGAATAGATAGTAAActtgaaaatttaaatactgAAAATTTGAATTATCCGATGGGAATCTCAACAGATATCCTAAACATGTgggataataaaaaaaaacccaCGTGATTAAATAgtaattattactattatttattaACAGTTTAATCCTGCTGGTTATTGGCTTAAAAACTAACCTCTCTGAAGTAGAATAAAGTTAAAACaagagcagaagaagaagaatcatttCATGTAAAAACAGCAGCCGCCCAAATCTCTCTGTGCGACACGACTTCTCTAAAAGCCCTAACTAACTAATTCCAAGGAAAGGAAATGGCGGATACGCCATCGAGCCCCGGCGGCGGAGAAAGCGGCGGTTCGGTTAGGGAGCAGGACCGGTACCTACCGATAGCTAACATAAGCAGGATCATGAAGAGAGCTTTGCCTCCCAACGGAAAGATCGGTAAAGATGCTAAAGACACTGTCCAAGAATGCGTCTCTGAGTTCATCAGCTTCGTCACCAGCGAGTATTATTAtatctttcttctctcttcaatctctctctgcaaacacacaaaaaagttctgtttttttttctttccatttgaatttagattttttttttagcttaGAAAGTCTTTAACTTTATCTGAATTTCGATTCTATTCTTGCTTATATGGAAGTTAGTAGTATGAATCTGTTTTGTTGTTCATTTTAAGACATAAATGTGGTTTTGCATCACGACATGTTATTACAATCtgtgaaaataattaaatttatgtgTTCCTTCTAGATATGCTTGGCTTTTAGCTCCTTTCTACCATCTGAAGTTTTTAGTTGCAGAAACTTGGCTTCTGGCTTTTTTTTTGATGGTCTTATGTTGATTAACTAGACTGTATAATGGAAatgttatatgtttttattttattttttataactctGATCCCCAGGGCCAGTGATAGGTGTCAGaaagagaaaaggaaaactGTGAATGGTGAGGATTTGTTGTGGGCAATGACAACGTTAGGATTTGAGGATTACTTGGAACCCTTAAAGCTATACCTTGCGAGGTACAGGGAGGTAAGCTTCGTATACTCCTTTTCTGCTTTTAAGCTCTCTTGCTAACGCGAGACTGATTCGGTCTTCTTTTCATTTTCCATGTGTATGTATGGTTGGTTGCTGAAACAATCCTTTGCTGATTTGCAGTTGGAGGTAAATAAAAATCCCATATGCCACCCATTTCaactttttctatttatttttacccCTCCAAAAGAAGCTCCCATTTCACCATTGGTGTGACTGTGTCTTACGTCTTGTTGGCAAATTTATGACAGGGGGATAATAAGGGCTCAGGAAAGAGCGGGGAGAGTAACAATAGAGATGCAGCTGGGGGTGGTTCCGGTGAAGATTTGCCGGTAATAGAGAGTCCAATGCTACAAACTTTCTGtatctttttcttaatttttgtttgtattctTAGCTCTGACTTGTTCATCTTTGATTACACAGAGCTGGTGAGGCGAAAAGTTTCAAGTGAACTCTTTAGAAATAAAGAACAACACCAACATGATCAAGTAATTCCTCTTGTCTATCACACCCGGTTTGTGTATACCTTATGAAGAACATAGTGTATATGCACATCTAGTTTCTATATCCAATCTTTTTACATATCTTAAAAGATTTAACTTTAGACTAACTTACCAATGTAAAATCTGCTGATCATGGTTGATGTTTGAttgttattattgttttataaaGTATTAGTTTAGCTGGAAGCGTATCCCACTATGCCTTATCTAACGTGGAGTTCTCTAAAATATGTGCAGGGGATAGTAGAGATCAGTGTTGTTGTCTTACATTTGAGCTGATGGTCGAATTTCGGTTATGTGATAATTTGAGAATTTTGGTTATCTGTTTCCGGTTTAGTTGGTTGTAGTTGAAGATATGAGAAGTATTTGAAAGTAGAAAAATTTTCTCCAAAAAGCATCTATCATCTCTTTAACTTCGTTTTATGGATTTCAAAAACTGAAGGTTAACGGACAAGATCTCATGACCGACTGTTACAACtagtattatgtttttttttttctttggcttTGTGACCAGTTGTTATGAAAATTTACTGCGATCCATATACATACACTTTTCGTTATCAGACCATGGATTAGAAACAATTTACTGGATCAACATTTTTTACATATACAACTGAACGTTGTTGTTTCATCGTAATATAAGCTATTCACCAGCAAAAGTTAACGAatgtttttagtaaaaaaaatggtctacattaaaattacatttattgCAGTTGATTTGAAATTGTTTCTGGAGAGTAAATGGAATGCTTAAATCACGCAAATACCATTTTCAAATCTGTCTCTCCTTTAAATTCTCTCCTATGGTAAGGCCTCTTTGTTACTGTTCTTtcaaaaaatcaagaaattcaAAAGCACAATGGATTCTCAAGAAGCAGGTTCATCATTGAGTACTACACTCATTTGTTTTATCTCCTATCTaaaatctctttttctttttcataagTTTGATCATGTTTTTTGAAACATTCTCTCTCACTTTGCATAGCAGGAAGACAAAAGGTTGATATTGAGCAGCCGGTAAGAGATAAAGAGAGTGAATGGAATCATCGGAGAAGCTTGGCATGGGACTCAGCCTTCTTCACTACCCCTGGTTTCTTCTCAATCTCCTTAATGACTACTGTGAAATTCAAGAACCTCAAGAACACACAGTAGCTTGTTTACACAATGCCAACGATTTTTTACACctttgttttctattttgttgTAGGAGTATTGGATCATGAAGAGTTGTTTGGGAGCTTAAAACTTGGTGAGAATGAGATTGACGTAAATCAGAAAGACTCCATCAAGAAGACACTTCTTCCTTATGTTTCTTCTGAGATCGCTACTCGTCCAAGTTTTGCATGGGACAATGCTTTTCTAACCGAGCCAGGTCTCACATTTTCAAAAACGTTACTCCACTCTTTTTATAACATTTATCACAGTTTTGAAAAATAGTTAGTGTctactatattattaaaatttgttaaatattCTAATTAGAAAAAACACTAATTCATGTGTGATCCGCCTACGActcttttatattgaaaaactaatattttattattggtaaGGTGTTCTTGATGCGGAGGAATTGTCTCTAGTGAACAACGGTTTCACTAGTAACACTCAGCCTCGTACCTCTGCTGATTCCATGACGACAGCAACTGAAGGAAGCAGATTCTCTGTGTCGAGCATTGAGCTTGATCTGTTTAACGACCTGAGAGCCTCTTTAAGTAATGTAAAGCAGAGGGGAGCTAAAGAGATCCAGTGCAAGTTACCAGATGGAAACAAGGTAAAAAATAAGCCCTAATTAAGATACTTAATCTTTTCTCAGTTTGCTTTcatctaaatttaacatatctgttttgtttttcaagAGGACTAAATGGTATAAACTGAAAAGTCAACGTTTGAGTCTCATTCCTCAACCAAAAGTctatccttcttcatcttcagtCTCCAAATCTTTGACTCCTCGTCAAGCTAAACCTGAGAAGAAAGTTGTTGCGAGTGAACAAGGTGAGAACgtgattctttttttctttttgtgttctCTTCAAGAGGAGAAATATCAATGGCTTTATATGAAGCTTAACATCTTCTTTTTGGTGTGAAGGGAATAAGGGATCAAAATCTATCATACGATCATCGTATAAAGGGAAGGATTCGACATCATCATCCTCTGGTCTGAGGTTACCATTGCCAAAGATGGGATTCTTCGAGTCGGTATGcttctaaagaaaatatattttacaaaacttaGCAAAATATATATGTCTTGTGGTTATGAAGAAAATCTATaacttttaattaatacaaCAGGAGAATGATGGagacaaagaaaacaaagaacCAAACGCTTCTgcaaacagaagaagaagacacaagTCCAAACTTGAGACGCTTTCTTCACAAGAAAACCTCAGCGTTTTGGGCCAACGCAAAACGCGAAAGTGAAACGGGCAATAGCGAATATACTTTGGTCTTGTGTGCGTTGCAAGGGATCGTTTGCGATATTGCTAATTGAGTTAGTGTTTCTTGTTGGATAAGTTAGCtgtcttgtcttttttttttaaacagccGGCGATAATTACAAGTTGTCGATGAATGGATATCTTACTTTATTTTAAGATACTTTCTCAGTGTATTACATCGAAGCTCTTTCCTCCTTTTTTCctcttatgattttttttatgacCTTCCTTGTTATGTTTCTCAAGCATCTTCTCTTGTGCTAGCTCGTTACCAAACCCAGAGCCTACTTGGATTTCTCTTTGACCATCCTCCATAGTCAACAATGTATATTAAagttcttttttaatattttgagtgCTTTGAACTagaattttggttttgttaaaaaacataaattttggtGATGAATTGCAAACTTAAGTCACAAGAATTGGGTCACCGAGTTCCTCACCTCTAACCGTAGGAAAAGAAAGTACAATAGCACAAGCACATGATCGATATGTTTGTGTTTCTCAAGTAATAAAGTAGAACATGCATTTGgctattatatatatgtgacaAGAAGTGTAGAAATGTTCagattataatttttcaaaaatgatCCGCAACTTATAGGCAGGCTGCAGCAACAGGTTTAgcataattgtttttaaaattataaaataaattatgcgatatttttttattatgcaataatttaaatatatttagaacataatgaaaattttatacgAAATATAAGAgtacaaaatttttatttgagcGCAGgcattatgaatttttaaaaatgtcagACTAGCACTGATAGCAGTAGAAATTTTGCTAGCCAAAAGTAAGAGGATTCGGCAGGAACAATTTTTTATAGCAAAGgatagatttttattatttagcaAGAAGGCAAGAGTTTTTATTACAAGCCCAGTGAGAAACAGCAAAAGCTAACTCAGATGAAAACTGTACATGAAGATAATTAATTTGATGATCATCCCACGAGAACGTAGATAGCATAGATGATCCCAGGGATGTAACCCAACAAAGTAAACAACAAACATATCCAGAACTCAACCTGCATTCATGAGATCATGTAATAATGAATTACGAGACATGAAAGTATTTAAACTATTGATGTAATAAGATTACTGCTTACCCCACAACCATACCGAAGGAATACACCGACGGGAGGTAGAAGAATCGCCAGAATCACTTCCAGGAATGTCTCTGAGCCCATTTGTTTTAGATTAGGGAAGAAGTGAAAGTGGTGAGTGGGTTTAAGAAGTAAAACAGGAGATGGGTATTGGACACGCGTAGTTCTTGCAGTATATCACGTACCACGTGTAGATGTCTTAGAGATGATTCACTCATAACAATGTGGCCTATATATGTGTTGCGACCTTTTCCAGTAAAAATACAGAACACGTCAAATCTCTGCTTACTTCATAACTGTTTTCACTACATCGACGGGATCTTAAAGATATTCAAGAGAAGTGACTGATGATATTGATGTTTTTGATAAGTATGATAGGTATTGCTAATGCTTAacttagaaaataaataatccgCTTCAAGTATGATAGGTATGATAAGTATGATAAGTATGATAGCATTAGCAATATAGACTCGAGTATTGCTAATGCTTAACTCGAGTCTGTTAGTTATTATCCGCTTCTTGTAAACAAGTTTTGATTTTCACTTATCAAATTAATTGTGACATTGTTTTAGTGATTAGTGACACAtgataaattagaaaataaataattaggaCACAGACCAATCGAGTACAACCGATAGATTTTTCGATCATGAAAAAGCTTGTCAAtatctcaaatatatattttttatttccttctATGAAAATTTttgttacaatattttttttttcatttgtatttATCTTAATGTATAAATATGTTGTTTCCATTTCCAAATAAGTATGTTTACTTATAATTTCTTTATAACAAAAAGTTAGTATAGTTCATCCATAAGACTTATTATGTGTTTTTAATTTACTAAAGTTTGTCATTgtattaaaaatacaacattttATTGGTGTCTGACAAAAAAacatgcaacaacaacaacaacaaaaaatcagaTGTACAGTAATTTGATAGTAAcaagaaaaacattttacatTTACGATTCTATAGAGGTTTCACATTGACCTACTAACACAGAATGAATATGAAACATCTATGGTCTTTCTCCTGGGAGAGTACGAagtgagaaagaaagaaaaaaacagaatacATTGGACAAAGTCTCCTCAAGAAAACTAATTCTAAGTAGCCCATACATATCCACAAATAGTTATGCTTCAATCAAATTAGAAAATGTACAAAGAATTATTAGAATTTAGAAAATGGTGGAAACGGAGAtgcttgttttgtttcttcaacTCACCTTTAAACCCATTTTGCCAAATCCAGTGTCTTGCATCATCTCCACGAACTCACTGTAATCTATTCTTCCATCCTGACAAAAaccaacacacacacacaattaTGGAACCATTTAAGCAACAATGGTGCTTCTATGTAATTGTTAAAAGCAAGAGCAAATCTTTATGTACATTGTCCTTATCAACTTCACGTAAAATGTCGTCTAGATGAACATCAGCTAAGCCAAATTGATTGCAACCTTGCTGGAGCTCTTCTCGAGTTATATAACCACTTCCATCTTTATCAAAGTAAGAGAAAGCTGTGAACAAATGGTCTTCTTTCTGTATTTTGTTTAAATGCACCATCGCTGCTATAAACTCTCCATAGTCTATAGTCCCACTGTTATCTATATCCGCCTGcaaatatatttttccaaattatTTGATAGCTTTCATATATGATATAGTAAAAGCCAAGTAGAGTATATCATATAGCAAAAGTAGATAAGTGAGACTTACTGCTTGCATTAATCCTAATATTTCTGAATCTTTAAGGTTAGCACCAACTCTATCCAAACCCTTCTTGAGTTCTTCGAGAGTGATGTGTCCACTATTGTCTGTATCTATCATCTTGAACATTTCCTTTAGTCCTGCTATCTCTTCCTCTGACAAGCTTTCTGCTATCACCTGAATAAATGCATGTTGCGACAAGATAAAATGGTCAGTGATATAAGTGAGCTCAGAGCTGGTTCCAGCAGGCAAATCCAGATGAAACATTGGTCTTAAGTcctaaaaaatttaagaaataatatatacagACATACATAGATACctaatttgttaaaaatttatgtaCTAATTTCTAACTAAATTGTATATGGTtccaaaaaactcaaaatgatgTCAACTTATATGGTGGATCTTTATAAGGAGAGGTTTTTATGTGAGTTTACTGATGCttagtatttatattaataattgttCACCTTGATAGCAATTTTCTTGAGCTTGTTCATTGCAGAAAACTGTTTCAAACGACTGAGAACAGCAGAATCAAGAGGTTTATCAAGAGCAACACCGTCCACTCGAGCCCAAGGATGGCCTgcaacataattaatatttgtaagtAGTTCTGTGCTAACACTTTCTGATTCTAAAAGAACACTAACAGAGAACTTCATGAGCTGTCATTCGCTTCTTGGGGTCTCTGATCAGCATCCGACGAACCAAATCTTTTGCGCTTTCTGATACGCTAGGCCATGGTTCTGACACAAAATCAAGGTCACCTTTCAAAACCTGTTCAAAGATGCCTTGTTCCGTTTCTGACATATCATAACAATCAATCAGTCTCTAGTACCGTTTGAACATTTTTGTAAGCATGAATCTAACTGTTCTCATACCATCCCAAAACGGAGGGACACCACTTAGTAAGATGTATATAATAACTCCAGCACTCCAAACATCACATTCATGACTATAATGTTTCTTTAAAACTTCTGGAGCCACATAGTAAGGGCTCCCAACTACATCACTGAATGTTTCTCCTGTTATGGAATCACATGATCAGAACATGAAGGTTAAGTGTAGAATCCAAAGATATCAATTACAAGTAATTAAATACAAGAACATTAGACCATCTGCATCAAACTTTTGAGAGATTCtcctattaaaataatattattagagACTCTAGTTGAGAGATCCTCACTGCCGATGCCTTTACCTGGTTTAAAGAACACAGAGAGACCAAAGTCTATAGTCTTGAGTGCGGCTTCTTCATCTCCACTAACAAACAAGAAGTTCTCAGGCTTAAGATCACGATGCATCACACCAAGAGAATGACAAGCTTCAATAACACCAACAATGGTTCTTGCAAGCTCAGCAGCTTTTCTCTCCGTGTAATGACCTCTCTGTATGATCCTGTCAAACAGCTCTCCACCTGCACAAATCTCCATCACGACATGAACACCTACTGCGTCCTCATAAGCACCAACGATCTGAATCACGTTGGGATGTCCAGACAAATGGTGCATTATCTGAATCTCTCTTCTCACGTCTTCTATATCCTCAGGGGTCGTTAGTTTCCTCTTGGCGATGGTTTTGCAAGCGAGTTCTTTGTTTGTCTTCTTATCCACGCAAAGAAACGTCGTCCCGAATTGTCCTTGACCTAACTTCCTCCCCACGCTATAGATCTCCTTGAGATTCTCTGTCTTCCTCCCGAGTACTGAGTCTATTTGTAGACCCGCGCTAGCCATTCGTTTCATGTGTGCCTCTTTCTTAGGCTTTGGATTCTCATCGTTGTTAATACATTTTGGTGCGTCTTCGTTGGCCATTTTCACCGGAGGAGGTGGTGTGCTAGGAGTTGGCACCGTCGCTGGAGATTGATCCAAGGCGGAGGAAGCGTTGTCGCCGCCATTAACGCTCTTTTTCTTGCTACTCTCGTCCTTGTTGCTCTCGAGGCTCTCGTCTGGTTTCTGATTGCGCCAAACAGCCGCGCTAACGGATTGAAGGAACCCATTAGGGTTCAGTTTCGGACCCGTGCATGTGTTTCCCATTCAAACCCTAGTTTTGTTTCTCGTTCTCCTTCTTTctatatatctctctctctctctctctctttcacctTCTCGCGATCACCGTTTCACCACCACTCATCAACGCTTCCGTCGAGTTCTTGATGTGTCTTAAAATCGACACGAGGCCAATTAAATAAAGAAACGTGAGATGACCACAGCCTACCTATATGGGAACAGAGTTGATATTCTCGCTTATGCATGCAGTTTCTCCTTCTACACGCCGGAAGCTGAATTCTTGATGAGAAATTTTGTGGAATTTCTTGAATTTGGTGGAATGGTTTTGCTCCCGAGAAAATCTCATGAGCTGATGCTGatcaaaggaggaggggaagATGAAATGAGAGAATGAGGATGATGAACAATTAGTGGtcataatttcaaaaaaaaacaacaaaaaacaaaaaaaaaattagtggtCGTATAGCATCCGTACGTCTATTATAAACAACTTTTTGAGCCTtgtattttgtttccttattgaAAATAATGAAATGAACTGGTTTTGTCTATGTTTCATTTACATTTTGCTCATTACATATATATGGACAAGTATATCTAGTCTTATTTTGCATAGATGTATTTTATAATCTTAGGTTGCATATAATGTATTTGTATAGTTTTTGGCTTTTATGGTATGGAGCTTAAAAGAGGTTGTAGAATTGGAAACAAAATGAAAAGACGAGGAAAGATGAAGATCGACTCGGGGATAAGCTAAATTGGTCATACAACCGATGCGCATGACTGAGAAGGGCCTAGTGCAAATGTGCAATCGAGTAGAAGTCTCAGCTCAGACTTAACAAATGAGAAAACAAAAGCAATTGGCAAATAATACATGAGGAacgaagataaaaaaaaaattaggatgaGTGATGTGTAAATTAGGcctaggaaaaaaaaaggaaccaaAAATCCCAATCGGAACGGAACCAATATATCTGAAGACAAGACTAAACCGAAACTCTTAAATAGTTGAATGGTTCTTATCATTCTATACCtgaaaataaccgaaccaacATCAAACCAAAAACCGAATAAATAtcgatatatatgtatatatatatatatataaattaaaaatctattaaaattatccaaaaatatttgaagaaaactaaattattataaagtGTTTGAACTATCCGAaagtatttgaatatttaattcaaaacatttaaaataaaaaaaatatctgagaTTTTTATTCGAACCATTCTAATTATTCGATATTTTGGCCAAATACATGATATTTTACATGAACGCTCGAACTACCCAAAATAATGAACTGAAACCACGTAACCATATGAGAACCACATTTTCATGGTATTTTCTGATTTCTAGTTGTACTGTCCTAACCAAACTTGAAATTATCCAAATTAAACCTGAATCGAAAATATGCCATATAGTAAAAGGATCTTTGAGCCTTTTATCCGAACTATCAGGTACTCAAAATACCCGAACATAACCTATTGAAATGCCCATGGGTAATGTGAATAACAACTAGTTACTGTTAGAATTAAAATTTTAGCACCCCTACTTATTTTGATCCttatctgttcttttttttttgagaaacgCTCATATGTTCATaatttcattttcattaaacACCTCTCGTATAATTATATAGTCTAAGCTAACAAATGTTTTCATACGATGTCTTAAAAATACATCAATtgatgtaaatttttattttaaaaccaCGTCATGTTTGGTAAGTCTATAGTAATAAATTATCATAACGTATCCAGAACATCCTAAAATTTCTAACACAACTTGATTTGTCTTATCAAAgggttgtcaaaaaaaaatgtcttatcaaaggaaaagaaaatattaactagtgctgtatttatttataatgtatGGGAAATGGCAGAATTACAAATAGTTTGTTTTTGAGAAACAAATAGTTGTTTTTACCACAAAAAAGTTGttttttctcattatttttgttttaatttaaataagttaTGATGATTGAAGAAGTAAATGACTAGTAACCGATCATCTGAATCGTCTGTTCGTTCCAAAACATTTTAGACTGCTTCACCATCTCAGACCGTTCTCCCATTATCCTCTCCTTCCAATACTCTCTGCATCTGCAAAAATATTATGCACAAATCATATTTACTGAGATTTAGAATTCTTATATACTGACGTCCATGGATAGAAAAATGTGAGTGTCTATAGTATATCAACTTCGAATAATCTTATACCAcctcaagaaaaaaaacacagaaacaATTTTGAAAGTCTTTatgataaatccaaactttaaGCTTTTAGTAATTTGAAGTACAAGAAATTCGTTAAAAACTTCACATTCTAGTAATTAACCAAATGAAAACATTAGTTATctattagatatataaaataatcaattcaaaatttaattgaCATATATACTGGTTTGTTGAATCTAAACTAGAGATTTATCTCACCGTATCTTTAACAGAAGGTGGAGCTCGATCATGTGAACTGCTTCCGCATAAACTCCAACCTGCATACCACATGTAACAATCAACACCTCAGTATAGATAATGGAAACAAAAATTGAGAGAAGAAAAATGTTTAATGTTGCAAGAATCTAAACAAACCTCTCTACATATGGGACATTTAGAACATTGCGGTGCTGCTTTAACGCCTTGGAAAATCATTACAGAAGCAGCCGAGCATGCACACGCTTTACAAAATATGTGACCACATTTTAAAGCGTAGGGATTGAATACCGTTTCCTGCCAAGAAATCAACAGTAATTATTAATCTTCACCTCCATGTGAGAAAATGATTTAGACATGTAAAAATACATTTGcttatgatttttcttttcattttgttACCAGGCAGATTGCGCAAGTTAGATCAAACTCGAGCTCTGTTGTGTTAGGCAGCATGAGTTTCATCACTGGCTGATCTTCGTTGAGATTTTCACATGAGACGCGGCCAAAAGAGTTCTTAAAGTTTCCAACTTTGTCAAGCCCAGAGTTAAGATAAAAGGCTCCAAGTTCTATGAGCCAAGGTGAGTGCAAGAGCTCTATACGCTCTGCTCGCATTTTCAACTTGAAATTCTTACCATTGTCTGAGCCATGCAcctgaaaacattttaaaaccaGTTTAACAATCTTGCCCATTTTTCCAAATacattatttctttctttgtaataaACCTAACCTTGTCATATTTCTTTAGGATTTTACGGATGGCAATAGCATTCATTGTTATGTATTGGATCAAGATTTGACCCTCATGGATTAAAGCTTGTTTTTCATCCGTGAAGCATCTGCGTAGACGCATTATGTATCTTTGCATCCCAGTGGCTACATGAAGATGGAGAAGATGCCTAACTCTTGACTTGAAGAATCCTGCTACGTCAGAAGCCTCCTTCATCAGCTCCTTGAAGAACATCTCATCACAACCTAcattgtaagaaaataaaacgcTCGACATGTaaacaatatgaaatattttcacAAAACCCCCCAATTGATTGCTGCTTCCCCACTAATAAGGCCAGAGCTACTACGTCTTGTTGAGTGTGCAACTGGTTCAATTGAAGAGATACAAGACCGGCCATTATAAAATGAGAATTTTCCATGGGGGT
This genomic stretch from Raphanus sativus cultivar WK10039 chromosome 3, ASM80110v3, whole genome shotgun sequence harbors:
- the LOC108829256 gene encoding low temperature-induced protein lt101.2-like, with the translated sequence MGSETFLEVILAILLPPVGVFLRYGCGVEFWICLLFTLLGYIPGIIYAIYVLVG
- the LOC108845302 gene encoding probable E3 ubiquitin-protein ligase BAH1-like is translated as MKFGETFTEYLQGEEEWFLEKCRHVEYKKLKKVLKKCKTTCNSTRSDDEQHIISSATLSDSCQCQSCPCCDEMFFKELMKEASDVAGFFKSRVRHLLHLHVATGMQRYIMRLRRCFTDEKQALIHEGQILIQYITMNAIAIRKILKKYDKVHGSDNGKNFKLKMRAERIELLHSPWLIELGAFYLNSGLDKVGNFKNSFGRVSCENLNEDQPVMKLMLPNTTELEFDLTCAICLETVFNPYALKCGHIFCKACACSAASVMIFQGVKAAPQCSKCPICREVGVYAEAVHMIELHLLLKIRCREYWKERIMGERSEMVKQSKMFWNEQTIQMIGY
- the LOC108829254 gene encoding uncharacterized protein LOC108829254; this translates as MDSQEAGRQKVDIEQPVRDKESEWNHRRSLAWDSAFFTTPGVLDHEELFGSLKLGENEIDVNQKDSIKKTLLPYVSSEIATRPSFAWDNAFLTEPGVLDAEELSLVNNGFTSNTQPRTSADSMTTATEGSRFSVSSIELDLFNDLRASLSNVKQRGAKEIQCKLPDGNKRTKWYKLKSQRLSLIPQPKVYPSSSSVSKSLTPRQAKPEKKVVASEQGNKGSKSIIRSSYKGKDSTSSSSGLRLPLPKMGFFESENDGDKENKEPNASANRRRRHKSKLETLSSQENLSVLGQRKTRK
- the LOC108829255 gene encoding nuclear transcription factor Y subunit B-1-like, whose translation is MADTPSSPGGGESGGSVREQDRYLPIANISRIMKRALPPNGKIGKDAKDTVQECVSEFISFVTSEASDRCQKEKRKTVNGEDLLWAMTTLGFEDYLEPLKLYLARYREVSFVYSFSAFKLSC
- the LOC108828864 gene encoding calcium-dependent protein kinase 20, translated to MGNTCTGPKLNPNGFLQSVSAAVWRNQKPDESLESNKDESSKKKSVNGGDNASSALDQSPATVPTPSTPPPPVKMANEDAPKCINNDENPKPKKEAHMKRMASAGLQIDSVLGRKTENLKEIYSVGRKLGQGQFGTTFLCVDKKTNKELACKTIAKRKLTTPEDIEDVRREIQIMHHLSGHPNVIQIVGAYEDAVGVHVVMEICAGGELFDRIIQRGHYTERKAAELARTIVGVIEACHSLGVMHRDLKPENFLFVSGDEEAALKTIDFGLSVFFKPGETFSDVVGSPYYVAPEVLKKHYSHECDVWSAGVIIYILLSGVPPFWDETEQGIFEQVLKGDLDFVSEPWPSVSESAKDLVRRMLIRDPKKRMTAHEVLCHPWARVDGVALDKPLDSAVLSRLKQFSAMNKLKKIAIKVIAESLSEEEIAGLKEMFKMIDTDNSGHITLEELKKGLDRVGANLKDSEILGLMQAADIDNSGTIDYGEFIAAMVHLNKIQKEDHLFTAFSYFDKDGSGYITREELQQGCNQFGLADVHLDDILREVDKDNDGRIDYSEFVEMMQDTGFGKMGLKVS